CATGCTTAAGGAGGACATCTACGCTTTGGAGTGGGGTAGGCTAGACTACCAACGCATCGAGCCTTATCTCCACCGGATTAATAAGGTTTCCATGAAAAGAATAGTATTCACGTTTAAAATGCATTATTCAACAATACTGGCTTTAAGACTCCTCGAAGACTCATCAAGTATTGATACAAGGGAAGAAGTGGAAGCGTTTTTACGGTCAGAGTGCGATGAGTGCTTAAGTAAAACCGGTTTGGAGGCAAACAGCTTTCTCAGACTCTTAGGCGGCTTAGTAAACTATCAGCACGTTCTACTACGCGATTTGTACGATGTCAGTCTACCACGTTTGGAATTGATAAGAAGCAAGGCTCTTGAAGCAGGGTCTTACGGGGTGAAAATCTCTGGGGCTGGCTTAGGCGGATCCTTATTGGGATTAGTAGGCTCGGAAGAGCAAGCTATCAAAGTATTGAAACATACGAGTGGGTTGGTGAGGAGCGCGTGGATTGTTAGCGTGGATGAAGGGGTTAGAGTAGAGTTGGAACCATAAAAAACAACCAGATTTAAGGACATATTTTCAGGCATTCTTAACCGCGCAAAACCACTTCACTGTTCCTTCTTAACAGATTCCAGTGACCTCTCCCTTTCCCTCAACAGACGCCTTAATTTCTCCTTATCTCTTAAATACGTTCTAAACGCAGGTAGCCATAGGAGAGCGCATGGCACCCAGAACAAGCTGATGGTTATTAATCCTAGCTTCATGTTCGAGGGCTCCTGGAAACCCCATGCTAGGAACATGACCATGAAGAAGCTTGCTATTGTCGGCCCGAAGGCTGAACCTATATTATCTGTTATATTGAATATTCCGAATATGGTTCCACGATGCTCCGGTAGCGAGATCTCGCTTAGGACTGCCGGTACGTTCGGTGCTGCGAAGGTTACGAAAACCATTCCCATTAGACTTATAAGTAGAACAGGTATTAGTGCCGGTAAAGACTCGTCTCCATACGGGTATGGGTAGGTTAGCAACATTATCATGGTGAAAGTTCCTATCAAAATGCCCACGAAAGGTATGAGCAACCTGGCCTTCGCAAAACCCTTCCTCTGCAGAATATCTGAAAGCATTCCCCCTATGAAGTATCCTATCATCATGCCTAACCCCGCAACAAAAACTATCATTGTAGCGGTAGCTTCTGAGAGTCCCCAGGTTTTCTGGAAGAATGTTGGAGCCCAGTAAGGTATGGCTCCCCATGGGAAGGTCCCGGGTACTCCTTGGAGATATATAAAAATGAGAGTAGGTGTTGCTGCAAGGGCTGTTGCAAACTCTCTCAGGTTAATCCTAAACTTGTATTCAATACCCATGTCATAGAGTTTCTTAATCTCTGGCTCGGCGTACCCTATCTTTACCTCCTTAATCACGAGTAGGAATAAGGGTACTAGAACAAAATTTGGCGCTGCTGCAAGCATGAAAGGTATTCTCCATGATAAGCCAGTGGTCAACACTATTGCTGCAAGCATCATGCCAAGTAGAACCCCGAAGCCTGAGCCGAAATTGTAGAGAGCATATCCCTTACCCCTCTCCTCGGGAGGGTAGAGGTCGGCTATTAATGCTCTAGCCACCGGCGCCGCCCCATTAATCCCTACCCCGGTCAGCGCTCTCAGTAACAGCATTTGATAATAGTTTTGTGAAAACGCTGTTAGGAAGCATGGGATTTCGCCTGTTAGAACCGCTGCAGCGAACAAGATTCTTCTACTGAGCTTGTCAGCTAAGTACCCCCATATAAACGTGGTTGCAATGCCGGATAAGACAGGGACGGTTGCAAGTAATCCTGCATAGTAATACCAATCCTGCTCCCCACCGATAATGATACCCTCTTCTCTCAGAGTTATTACCATGGGTGCAACAAGATTCTGATCCGCGTATAGCATCATGAGCATCAATATGAAGAATATGAGAACCAGTCTCCTCGTCATTTAAACCCCCATGGTCAAACATGATTTTCTAACAGCCTACACATATCTTATTCACGCAGATTATATATAATTCTTAACTGACAAAGCACTAGGATTGCCCACGAATGCTAAAACCCTTGAAGATGGGCTTAATACGGAGGTAAACAGTTTAACGTTCTAGGTCATACGGTGATTTCACATAAAAAATAGTTCTTCAGGGATTTCCCTACGTAAACTAATTTCCCTAAACAATAAGGCACTAGGTCTTAGAAACCTTTTCTTAGTGTCGAAATCAACCTTTACCAGGCCAAACCTCATGTTGAAGCCCATGGCCCATTCATAATTATCTATTAGTGACCAGTGCAGATATCCTCTCACATCCACGCCTTTTTCCACTGCTTTCAATGTGCTGGCGAGATGAGTGATAAGGTAGGAGGAGCGGTGCTTATCCATGGAATCAGCTATCCCGTTTTCAGTTACGATTAAAGGAATCCTGTATTTGTTGAACAGCTCTACAAGGATGTTCTCCAACCCTTCTGGATATATTTCCCATCCGAACTCGCTACACGGTCTATCCGCCTTGCTCACCCCACCAGGCGTGCATATGAATCCATACCCAGGAATATACCTCCATCCCGGACCTTTTTTCTCGCCGGCCACCACCATTCTAGTGTAGTAGTTTACTCCTATCCAGTCTAGTTTTCTCCTCAAGCTCTCCGATGCTGCTAAAAGGCTTTCGCCATGAATCAAAGTGTCCGTGAAAGCGTAGTTGTACATGTATGAGGCAGTGGAAGCAGCCTTCACGTCTTCACTATTCACGGGATTGAGGGGTTCAAACCACATGAAGTTGTAGATGATGCCCACAGGCTTCTTAGTGACTTGTTTGATCAAGTCATACGCTCTTGCATGCGCTATTGCCTGGTTTCTAAGAGCACGTATAGTGTATTCGAAGCTTGGGATTCCTGGCGGGAATCCTGATTTAGTGTTTAAGTATCCCGCTGTTGCAACCGCGTTGGGTTCGTTAAGAGTGCTCCACGCATCAGCATACTCTTCCAGCTCGCTCACGATATAATAAGCATATTTCGCGAACTCCACTACTGTCTCATCGCTAAGCCACCCCGATGGCGCTGACTCAACTCCACGGGTTCTCACTTGTATTGGCTCATGTATCCATGATGGGAGAGTGAAGTGGTTGAGGTTTATGATAAGCTTTTTCCCCCTTGAAACCCAGTCTTTAAGCAATCCCTTGTATTTCTCAACCTGGTTCTTATCCGCCTTCTCTCTCAGTTGGTTGATAGCTGCTTCACTAATATCGATGCTTACTATAACTCCCTCCTCGTCCTTGTCGATATTAACGGGGATTTCCCTGGTTGGTCTAGGGAAAACCCTGCTCCATTCAATCCCGATGCGTAGAGTGTCTGCACCTAGTCTCTCTGCGATGTCATGGTCTTTCTTGTAAAGTGCCAAATATCCTGGGCCATTCTCGGGTAAATGCCCGCTTACTAACCCAGACATTATATTGTCCTGGTCGTGAACCCATATCCACCAGTCTGTATTAGGGTCTTCGAATCCTGGATATCCCATTTCGAATTGAAAACCGGACTCGCTAAACCCGATGATAAACCCGCTGGGGAATTTAAGCATTAGATCACCACTGGAAGGTAGCGTTCATCCTGGATCGTGTCAGCTCACAACGTCTTTAATATCGAATTTGATTGGACCATACTCCTTGCTTACCGCGGATATTACGATTTTATGCTCGCCTGGTTCGAGCCTGATTCCTTCAATCCTTATTGTTACAAGAGTGTTCAGTGCGAAGTCCACAGGGTTTGTGTCTGAAATATCTTTGTTCAGTATTGTTTTAGAATCCGACTCCAGCGTTATTTTGTCGAGGGGAACCGGTTTGTCGTCAATGGTGATTTCAAGAGGTTTAGACAAACTAGCATCTGCTAAGACGTTTTTAAGGGAAAACTGAAAACCTGTTTCATTATTCTTCAAGCTTTTCTTAACGTATAATCTTCTGAGAATGATGGCTGGAACCGACATTTAGGTCCCAATTATACTTAAACCTTCCCATGTCTAATATAGTTTTAACATTACAAATTTTTATTTAAATCGTAGAACAAAAAATCAAACGGTGTATGTTCTTGAAACCCATGAGAATAGATTACGAGGATATTCTAGACGTGCTGTATGAAACCATAGATATCGATAAGTACATTATAGCCCACTACATAATTGAAGCACCCGTGGGCTTTCCGCCTGACATGATTGCAAGGGCTTTCGCAGCTGAGCAGACCACTGGAACCTGGATACGAACACCTGCAGAGACTGTGGAGATGAGGAAGAATCTAGGCGGGAAGGTCGTAGGATTATACGAGATTCCCGACTATGAAACGGAGACTCCGAAGGAAGGTTATAGGAGATTCTTGGTTTCAATCGCGTTTCCATGGGTTAATTTTGAGAATGACTTATCCACAATGTTCTCCGCTGTTACCGGCAACATAATGGCTTTCGGCAGGATAAAGCTAGTTGATGTTTGGATGCCTCCCGCATACATTAAACTTTTCAAGGGTCCGAAATACGGGATAGAAGGATTGAGGACACTTATGCGGGTTCACGATAGGCCTTTAATAGTTGCCATGGTTAAACCATGCGTATACTATCCCGCGGATGTCGGTGCTAAGCTGGCTTACGAAGCATGGGTAGGAGGCGTGGACGTTATAAAAGATGACGAGCTACTCGCAAACCAGAGTTTCAACAAGGTGGAGGAGAGGGTTGTAAAATTCATGGAAATGCTTGAAAGGGCTGAGCAGGAAACAGGTGAGAAAAAACTCTACACTGTAAACATCACGAGTGACCCGCCTAAGCTTTTCGAGCTTGCTGAGAAAGTAAAACAGTTGGGTGGAAACGCTTTAATGGTGAACGCCTACTCCGTTGGGCTTGGGGCTTTCAAAAACCTGGCCGAGGATCCAAGCGTAAACATGCCAATACTTGCGCACACTCCCGACTATGTCGCAATGTCGT
This region of Thermosphaera aggregans genomic DNA includes:
- a CDS encoding MFS transporter codes for the protein MTRRLVLIFFILMLMMLYADQNLVAPMVITLREEGIIIGGEQDWYYYAGLLATVPVLSGIATTFIWGYLADKLSRRILFAAAVLTGEIPCFLTAFSQNYYQMLLLRALTGVGINGAAPVARALIADLYPPEERGKGYALYNFGSGFGVLLGMMLAAIVLTTGLSWRIPFMLAAAPNFVLVPLFLLVIKEVKIGYAEPEIKKLYDMGIEYKFRINLREFATALAATPTLIFIYLQGVPGTFPWGAIPYWAPTFFQKTWGLSEATATMIVFVAGLGMMIGYFIGGMLSDILQRKGFAKARLLIPFVGILIGTFTMIMLLTYPYPYGDESLPALIPVLLISLMGMVFVTFAAPNVPAVLSEISLPEHRGTIFGIFNITDNIGSAFGPTIASFFMVMFLAWGFQEPSNMKLGLITISLFWVPCALLWLPAFRTYLRDKEKLRRLLRERERSLESVKKEQ
- the bgaS gene encoding beta-galactosidase BgaS; this encodes MLKFPSGFIIGFSESGFQFEMGYPGFEDPNTDWWIWVHDQDNIMSGLVSGHLPENGPGYLALYKKDHDIAERLGADTLRIGIEWSRVFPRPTREIPVNIDKDEEGVIVSIDISEAAINQLREKADKNQVEKYKGLLKDWVSRGKKLIINLNHFTLPSWIHEPIQVRTRGVESAPSGWLSDETVVEFAKYAYYIVSELEEYADAWSTLNEPNAVATAGYLNTKSGFPPGIPSFEYTIRALRNQAIAHARAYDLIKQVTKKPVGIIYNFMWFEPLNPVNSEDVKAASTASYMYNYAFTDTLIHGESLLAASESLRRKLDWIGVNYYTRMVVAGEKKGPGWRYIPGYGFICTPGGVSKADRPCSEFGWEIYPEGLENILVELFNKYRIPLIVTENGIADSMDKHRSSYLITHLASTLKAVEKGVDVRGYLHWSLIDNYEWAMGFNMRFGLVKVDFDTKKRFLRPSALLFREISLRREIPEELFFM
- a CDS encoding RuBisCO large subunit C-terminal-like domain-containing protein yields the protein MRIDYEDILDVLYETIDIDKYIIAHYIIEAPVGFPPDMIARAFAAEQTTGTWIRTPAETVEMRKNLGGKVVGLYEIPDYETETPKEGYRRFLVSIAFPWVNFENDLSTMFSAVTGNIMAFGRIKLVDVWMPPAYIKLFKGPKYGIEGLRTLMRVHDRPLIVAMVKPCVYYPADVGAKLAYEAWVGGVDVIKDDELLANQSFNKVEERVVKFMEMLERAEQETGEKKLYTVNITSDPPKLFELAEKVKQLGGNALMVNAYSVGLGAFKNLAEDPSVNMPILAHTPDYVAMSYVSPYSGISSILVAGKLIRIAGADMVIYPGPYGKVPTFTKEKYLRVAKYLRAPMSGLKQTLPCPSGGNTQLEVPKLVGDLGVDIGIAAGGAIHAHPWGSKAGAKSMRQAIDAVLKGIPLEEYAKEAPELNAAIEAYKKGALAIMLGL